The Fusarium fujikuroi IMI 58289 draft genome, chromosome FFUJ_chr01 sequence GAGACAATGACACGCCAGAGAGACCATTCTCCACTGAAGACAAatccgatgaagaggaagatgagcagAACGCGGCCAGCGAGCTGGAAGTACATTTTGCGATCCTTCTCGTCGATCTGGGGAAGACCTGCAAAGACCTGCGTCTTGCGAACCCAAGAGTCTGACAGGACCATGACAAGGCCACCAATGACGGAAAGGTTTCggaggaagaagttgagatcAAAAATGAGACCATATCCTAGAGCCTGTGTGACAACGACGCCCATAAGACCGGCGACGGCATAGTCGGAATGCTTTCGAATGATGACCAGGGTAGAGCAAGAGAACATGGCGATAATGTTGACGAGCAGGAAGAGATGAGTGATACCGGAAGGAACTGTCATGTGTCAGTACTGCCAACGGTGTCATCTGGGATCAGAAACGCAATGCGCATCTTACTATGACGATAGTCCTTCAGGTAAAGCAGCTGATCGGACCATTGGGTGACAATGCGGAGGGCATCTTCGAAGAAAGTGACGACGATTAGGAAACGGCCAATGGCAGGAAGGTAGCTGTCAAAGAGGGCAAATGGTCAGCTCTCGGAGCTCCAAAGGCATTTATAAAGGAAGTCGCTCGACTCACGGCTTGATCGGCTCGCTGATTGTGTCGAGCGCATCCTCAATCTTGCTAGTGTAAGGACGAATCTGCTCAAGAAAGCCCTCGCCCTGCTGAGGTTCAGCAGCCTGGGATCCGCCGTAAGGCGCGGGACCGCCGAGGCCGTAGCCTGAGTTGAATCGCTGGGACATTGCTTTATGTAGAGGTTCGTGTCGGGTGGAAGCTTGTTTCACGTGCAGACCTGCTGGACGGGCGGGACGAAACAGGGCGATGCTTCCCAGGACTGGAAGTCGGTGGTCGTCGtgaagcagaggagaaggagacttGGAGCAGCTGGTAAAGCCTGGTGGGATAAGAGTAAGGACGTTAGAACTCGACCAGAGACAATGGCAGACGAATTCCAATTGGGTGAGTTTGTTCGAGAAGCTCTACAAACAAAGTTTAGGTACGtgaagtaataataaaaaaagagtgaGAAATAGGGCAAGGAGAGGCAAGACAACAGGAACGAGACGAGGCAAGCTGTCCTTTGTGAATCAATTGCAGGCGATGACCTCAGCTCAGACGAGACGAGTCGAATAGAGAAAAAGAGTAGTATCGGATTGGCTTAGATTAGGGTCGGGTCTGATTGTACAACGGTGTCCTTTAGAGATCCCGTGATGGAGCCTATTGTCGTCCCACTTTTAAGCTCCCCTCCCTTCGCTTCTATTTGTGCTTCAATTGAGACCTTGCATGACTTGGGGCTACTGCCGAACAGAGGGGAAATCAAAGGTACCTACCGACTACCTAACTCTGCAGGTGCTCTCGGACCTCCCCTCGTCTTCCAGGTTGTTCTCTCGTATGTACATACAGGTCAGGAAGGGCAGCTAGACAGTGCCTTGCCTTAGGCTTAGGCTTAGCAAGGGACCCAGCCACTCCCCAATGTCCCCATCACCACTTTGGTTAGAGCCGGGAGCTAAATGGTCCAAGAATGGAAACATCCCCCAAATCGATGCTACCTCAGTGGCGTATCACGATATGGTACCACGGAAGACCAAACAGACGGACTCGACAACTAGTACTCCGTAGTTGGTAGATAAAATACCTGAATACGGGCTGTGGTAGGTGGGTGAACTTTTTCGTCTTCGAATCTGGTTGTCCTTTACGTTGGTGTCTGCCTACTCAACAACTACCTAACACCTTACAAAGTACTATATACTCGTACAAGTAACCAACACAACAGGGCCAAGGTTGATCAGTCAAGTAAGTGAGTCAACAATGGCTTTTGTCTAGCTTTCAGCCATCAACTCTTCCTCCCCTAATGCCAAAGCATTTGCTGAATAGGCCAGACTGTGAATCTTCAACCCGCCCTTCTCATCATACACAACTCTCCCTTGATTGACAGCATTTCGCAACTCTTCGCACAGAACTGTACGCTCACCTGTGCCTGGGTTCCATTCCCAGCCCTCTTTCATCCACATCCATCTCAAATATGCCCTTAATTCTTTATCATCTGGACGAACCCTCATCCATTCAGGCTGGAGTTTAGGATCTCTGTCCTCGCCGTTCCAGCCCGTCGCTCGTCCAAGTAGCTCATCCCGACAGAAGATGCGCCAGCTGTCTAGAGCATACTTGCCTTGTGTAAGATGTCCAATCTCCCAGGCCTCTAAAATATCTTGCCCACATGAGTCTTTATCCACCAACAGTGCACTACTGCCTTCATGTTGGTACAGACTCAGTGGGTCGATGTCCCTGTGATCATACTTCTTCACCTTGTGATAGATGCCAGCAACTGGAGGCTGATCCAAGAAGCCCCGGGCatacttcttcatcaaactTACACGGTGCtccgcaaggccaagatggcgTATCATCTCGACGAGCGATTCGGTGTTTCCTTCGCTTGCAATATGCGTTGGCGTAGGAAATCGttcttttaccttataaaatgTAGGGATTGCTTGCGTGCCCTTTGTCCGAATCAGGAATGTCACCACAATGAGGAGCCAGAATGGTTCGTGGGCAAACTTTTCTTGGATAAGACCAAACTCCTGTGATGTGAGAGGCGCGAAGGGAACTGAAGGGACAGTTCCCCGCGGCGGTCGCTTTCGCGCCAGTGCAATGACTTGGCCAGCCTCATCCGATGCTGAAGTGGCTACAAAGTATGGCGAAATTGAACTTTGAGGCTTGACGATCAATGTCATGTCGCACAGAGCGCCTCCTTGCGGGGAACCCTGCCCACCAGCACGCTTATCAACACTCAGAGTTTGGTGAGTCTCATTGCCGGGTGTTTGTGAGTGTAGTATTGCAGAGACGCGTGCTTGTGAAGAAGCTAGAGGGAGGCATGCTCGATCTTTCCATTTCGCAAGGTTTTTACTCCCTCCTGGGCGCCTCCCATGGGGCTGGTCCGACCAATAAGGGGATGTTGTGAGACATGTCGTTGTCTTTGGAAAACCCTTTGATCCAAGCCACTGTGGTCGGTGATTTTCAATTTGCTCGGTGATATGTGGTGGTCGGATTTCGGGGTCAACCTCAAGCTGTTTAGCCCGAGCAATAAGCCTATCGGTTAATTCCCATGGCTCCTCACCAGGTGGAGGATCCTGCCCGCTCAGCGTGTACCATACGTCGGCAAGGACGTCTTGCGCTTGCAAGCTGCTTCTATCTCCTGGGCGAGCTCTTCGCATGGATTTGGCACATTCGATCAGATAATGCCAGTCTGCAGCGCGTGCTAGCAGGCTCTCTTGGAAAAGCTCTTCGGTCTCTTCTGGTGCTTGATAGGACTCGATGACGTCGGCAAGGAAGTCTCGGGCGTTTGAAGGAACGTCGGATACGGAGAGGA is a genomic window containing:
- a CDS encoding related to 5-methylcytosine G/T mismatch-specific DNA glycosylase, with the protein product MNGSTTPRFGYDVLSVSDVPSNARDFLADVIESYQAPEETEELFQESLLARAADWHYLIECAKSMRRARPGDRSSLQAQDVLADVWYTLSGQDPPPGEEPWELTDRLIARAKQLEVDPEIRPPHITEQIENHRPQWLGSKGFPKTTTCLTTSPYWSDQPHGRRPGGSKNLAKWKDRACLPLASSQARVSAILHSQTPGNETHQTLSVDKRAGGQGSPQGGALCDMTLIVKPQSSISPYFVATSASDEAGQVIALARKRPPRGTVPSVPFAPLTSQEFGLIQEKFAHEPFWLLIVVTFLIRTKGTQAIPTFYKVKERFPTPTHIASEGNTESLVEMIRHLGLAEHRVSLMKKYARGFLDQPPVAGIYHKVKKYDHRDIDPLSLYQHEGSSALLVDKDSCGQDILEAWEIGHLTQGKYALDSWRIFCRDELLGRATGWNGEDRDPKLQPEWMRVRPDDKELRAYLRWMWMKEGWEWNPGTGERTVLCEELRNAVNQGRVVYDEKGGLKIHSLAYSANALALGEEELMAES
- a CDS encoding related to surfeit locus protein 4 codes for the protein MSQRFNSGYGLGGPAPYGGSQAAEPQQGEGFLEQIRPYTSKIEDALDTISEPIKPYLPAIGRFLIVVTFFEDALRIVTQWSDQLLYLKDYRHIPSGITHLFLLVNIIAMFSCSTLVIIRKHSDYAVAGLMGVVVTQALGYGLIFDLNFFLRNLSVIGGLVMVLSDSWVRKTQVFAGLPQIDEKDRKMYFQLAGRVLLIFLFIGFVFSGEWSLWRVIVSSLGGISCVMVVVGFKAKYSATLLVVILSIFNLLVNNFWTLHEHHPHKDFAKYDFFQILSIVGGLLLLVNSGPGQFSIDEKKKVY